In Antechinus flavipes isolate AdamAnt ecotype Samford, QLD, Australia chromosome 3, AdamAnt_v2, whole genome shotgun sequence, a genomic segment contains:
- the TAGLN gene encoding transgelin has product MANKGPSYGMSREVQSKIEKKYDDELEERLVEWIIVQCGSEVGRPDRGRLGFQVWLKNGVILSKLVNSLHPEGSKPVKVPENPPTMVFKQMEQVAQFLKAAEDYGVTKTDMFQTVDLFEGKDLAAVQRTLMALGSLAVTKNDGHYRGDPNWFMKKAQEHKREFTDSQLQEGKHVIGLQMGSNRGASQAGMTGYGRPRQIIS; this is encoded by the exons ATGGCAAACAAAGGCCCCTCCTACGGCATGAGCCGGGAAGTGCAGTCCAAGATCGAGAAGAAGTATGATGATGAGCTAGAGGAGCGGTTGGTGGAATGGATTATTGTGCAGTGTGGGTCTGAAGTGGGCCGTCCTGATCGAGGGCGACTGGGCTTCCAAGTCTGGCTGAAGAACGGTGTG ATCCTGAGCAAGCTGGTGAATAGCCTGCACCCTGAGGGTTCCAAGCCAGTGAAGGTACCTGAGAATCCACCCACCATGGTCTTCAAGCAGATGGAACAGGTGGCTCAGTTCCTGAAGGCAGCTGAGGATTATGGGGTCACCAAGACTGACATGTTCCAGACTGTTGACCTCTTTGAAG gTAAAGACCTGGCAGCTGTGCAGAGAACTCTGATGGCACTAGGAAGCCTGGCAGTGACCAAAAATGATGGCCACTACCGTGGAGATCCCAACTGGTTCATGAA GAAAGCCCAGGAGCACAAGAGGGAATTCACAGATAGCCAGCTCCAGGAAGGCAAGCACGTCATCGGCCTACAGATGGGCAGTAACAGGGGAGCCTCCCAGGCTGGCATGACAGGCTACGGGCGGCCCCGGCAGATCATCAGTTAG